A genomic window from Sanguibacter antarcticus includes:
- a CDS encoding RNA polymerase sigma factor, which translates to MPDESAPGPMQVQTDVELWRAVIDGDSDSFAIIYDRHCDAAHRYLARRVSSRELSEDLLSIVFLEAWRSRATARLDSGSARPWILGIARMTLRRKARSEIRRRRAMDRVPQEPPQPDHADDVIEVLDRRAEATRVQAAFRALRQADQDVIETCLWQGLDYVSAATVLNIPVGTVKSRLSRARARLIARLDELDKEQR; encoded by the coding sequence ATGCCTGACGAATCTGCTCCGGGTCCGATGCAGGTCCAAACTGATGTCGAGCTCTGGCGAGCGGTCATCGATGGCGACTCTGACTCCTTCGCGATCATCTACGACCGGCACTGTGATGCAGCCCACCGCTACCTGGCGCGTCGTGTCTCATCGCGCGAGCTGTCCGAGGATCTTCTGTCGATCGTCTTCCTAGAAGCCTGGCGTTCCCGCGCTACTGCGCGCCTCGACTCGGGAAGTGCTCGGCCATGGATCTTAGGAATCGCTCGGATGACGCTCCGGCGCAAGGCGCGTTCGGAAATCAGGCGTCGCCGCGCGATGGATCGCGTCCCGCAGGAACCGCCGCAGCCTGATCACGCGGACGATGTCATCGAAGTGCTCGATCGACGCGCCGAGGCGACCCGGGTCCAGGCAGCGTTCAGAGCACTCCGGCAGGCGGACCAGGACGTCATCGAGACGTGTCTGTGGCAGGGCCTCGACTACGTGTCGGCCGCCACCGTTTTGAACATCCCTGTTGGCACGGTCAAGAGCAGACTCTCTCGCGCCCGCGCACGACTCATTGCACGACTCGACGAACTGGACAAGGAGCAACGATGA
- a CDS encoding recombinase family protein, with protein sequence MASIGYARVSTRDQILDGQLDQLRAGGCEKVFVEHASGVLAKRPALDDALAYLRGGDTLVVTKLDRLGRSVRNLKEVADGLELRGVGLKALSQGIDTTTPGGRLFFHMLAAIAEFEHDLIVERTQDGLAAARARGRVGGGRVKMTATKARQARAMYEEKTYTVQQIADTFGVSRGTIYRHLTHDTHPA encoded by the coding sequence ATGGCTTCGATCGGATACGCACGCGTCTCGACCCGGGATCAGATTCTGGACGGTCAGCTGGACCAGCTGCGTGCTGGTGGGTGCGAGAAGGTTTTCGTCGAACACGCTTCGGGTGTCTTGGCGAAGCGACCCGCACTGGATGATGCTCTGGCGTATCTGCGTGGTGGCGACACCCTTGTGGTGACCAAGCTCGACCGGCTGGGTCGCTCGGTGCGCAACCTCAAAGAGGTCGCCGACGGCCTGGAGCTCCGAGGTGTTGGGCTCAAGGCTTTGTCGCAGGGGATCGACACGACGACTCCTGGTGGGCGGTTGTTCTTCCACATGCTCGCGGCGATCGCCGAGTTCGAGCACGACCTGATCGTCGAGCGCACCCAAGACGGCCTGGCAGCAGCTCGTGCTCGAGGGCGCGTGGGTGGTGGCCGGGTCAAGATGACCGCGACCAAGGCGCGCCAGGCCCGGGCGATGTATGAGGAGAAGACCTACACCGTGCAGCAGATCGCGGACACGTTCGGCGTCTCCCGCGGCACCATCTACCGCCACCTCACCCACGACACCCACCCCGCCTGA
- a CDS encoding IS1380 family transposase: MKTTVAYPRLNIVTSATSAVGQAGGVLLTETVRATGLDRALSTGLARWRKPTAFHDPGKVIVDLAVALALGGDALADVAVLRAEPGVYGAVASDPTVSRTIAALAADAPAALAAINTARAAARSAAWRLAGERAPDAGASAVDPLVIDLDATLVTAHSEKENAAPTFKRGFGFHPLCAFVDHGGAGTGEPLAIMLRPGNAGSNTAADHIAVLRDALAQLPGHGGRTRGSKKILVRTDGAGGTKTLIEWLTTHRLGYSVGFTLPGNTPDLLARIPETVWAPALDAHDEVRDGAWIAELTDLMDLTAWPAGMRVIVRKERPHPGAQLRFEDVDGMRITAFVTNTPAGQLADLELRHRRRARCEDRIRIAKDTGLRNLPLKAFAQNQIWCAIVALANDLLAWMGMLALTDHQARRWEPKRLRLRLFTIPAVIARTGRRTWLRLSNRAPWAALAAQAVQALRARPAPG; the protein is encoded by the coding sequence GTGAAGACTACCGTCGCGTATCCCCGTCTGAACATCGTCACGTCGGCGACGTCCGCGGTTGGTCAGGCTGGTGGGGTGCTGTTGACCGAGACGGTCCGGGCGACGGGTCTGGATCGGGCGTTGTCGACGGGCTTGGCGCGGTGGCGTAAGCCGACGGCGTTCCACGACCCGGGCAAGGTGATCGTGGACCTGGCGGTCGCCCTGGCGTTGGGTGGGGACGCGTTGGCGGACGTCGCGGTGCTGCGCGCCGAGCCCGGTGTCTATGGCGCGGTCGCCTCGGATCCGACGGTTTCGCGCACGATCGCGGCGTTGGCCGCTGATGCCCCGGCAGCGTTGGCGGCGATCAACACCGCCCGAGCTGCGGCCCGTTCGGCGGCCTGGCGCCTGGCTGGTGAGCGCGCCCCCGACGCGGGCGCCAGCGCGGTGGACCCTCTGGTCATCGACCTCGACGCGACGCTGGTCACGGCGCATTCGGAGAAGGAGAACGCGGCGCCGACGTTCAAGCGCGGGTTCGGGTTCCATCCCCTGTGCGCGTTCGTCGACCACGGCGGCGCCGGGACCGGGGAACCGCTGGCGATCATGCTGCGGCCGGGCAATGCCGGGTCGAACACCGCCGCCGATCACATCGCGGTTCTCCGAGATGCTCTGGCTCAGCTCCCTGGTCATGGCGGGCGGACGCGGGGCAGTAAGAAGATCCTGGTCCGCACCGACGGCGCAGGCGGAACCAAAACCCTCATCGAATGGCTCACGACCCACCGCCTGGGCTACTCGGTCGGGTTCACGCTGCCTGGCAACACCCCCGACCTGCTGGCCCGCATCCCCGAGACCGTCTGGGCCCCGGCCCTGGACGCTCACGACGAGGTCCGTGACGGCGCCTGGATCGCTGAGCTCACCGACCTGATGGACCTGACCGCCTGGCCGGCAGGCATGCGCGTCATCGTTCGCAAGGAACGACCCCACCCCGGGGCCCAGCTGCGCTTCGAGGACGTTGACGGGATGCGCATCACCGCGTTCGTGACGAACACGCCCGCCGGTCAGCTCGCTGACCTCGAGCTGCGCCACCGCCGCCGCGCCAGATGTGAAGACCGCATCCGCATCGCCAAGGACACCGGTCTGCGCAACCTCCCCCTCAAGGCCTTCGCCCAGAATCAGATCTGGTGCGCGATCGTCGCCCTCGCCAATGACCTCCTGGCCTGGATGGGCATGCTCGCCCTCACCGACCACCAGGCCCGCCGCTGGGAACCCAAACGCCTGCGCCTACGCCTGTTCACCATCCCCGCCGTCATCGCCCGCACCGGCCGGCGCACCTGGCTCCGCCTCTCCAACCGAGCGCCCTGGGCAGCGCTGGCCGCTCAAGCAGTCCAAGCCCTGCGAGCCCGACCCGCACCCGGCTGA